The following proteins come from a genomic window of Salvia hispanica cultivar TCC Black 2014 chromosome 4, UniMelb_Shisp_WGS_1.0, whole genome shotgun sequence:
- the LOC125219299 gene encoding cyclin-D3-2-like — translation MSSHPQLTSQILLDSALYCHEEDERHWDADINSSFTHILNYHNAPQDEDDELISLLHKEQDHQPHAGAAPVRADAVHWMLKVAHHYSFSALTAVLAVNYFDRFQQRSFQSGGEKPWMAQLAAVACVSLAAKVEETHVPLLLDLQVAEETDYVFESKTIQRMEILLLSTLDWKMNPVTPLSFLDCIARKLGLFSDTSTEFLRRCHCLLLSLLSDCRFMRYPPSALATATMLCVISSVEPTIGVEHHDHLIGILGINKDKVENCCSLIQEVATVCNKRKLPGSPKGVVDVDFSSDDSSAVSSPEHVAKKFKS, via the exons ATGTCTTCTCATCCTCAACTGACCTCTCAAATCCTCCTCGATTCCGCCCTCTACTGCCACGAGGAGGACGAACGCCATTGGGACGCTGACATTAACTCCTCCTTCACACACATACTCAATTACCATAACGCCCCTCAGGATGAAGACGACGAGCTCATCTCTCTACTGCACAAAGAGCAGGACCACCAACCGCACGCGGGCGCTGCGCCGGTGAGAGCCGACGCGGTTCACTGGATGCTTAAAGTCGCTCACCACTACTCCTTCTCTGCCCTCACCGCCGTGCTCGCGGTTAACTATTTCGATAGATTCCAACAACGTAGCTTCCAATCTGGCGGCGAGAAGCCATGGATGGCGCAATTAGCTGCTGTTGCCTGCGTTTCGTTGGCTGCCAAAGTGGAGGAGACTCAtgtgcccttgcttttagatCTCCAG GTTGCGGAGGAGACCGATTACGTTTTCGAGTCCAAAACGATTCAGAGGATGGAGATTTTACTCCTTTCCACTCTCGATTGGAAGATGAATCCGGTTACTCCGCTTTCGTTTCTCGATTGCATCGCCAGAAAGTTAGGCCTGTTCAGCGACACCTCTACAGAGTTTCTTCGGAGATGTCACTGccttcttctctctctgcTTTCTG ACTGTAGATTCATGAGGTATCCGCCGTCTGCATTGGCCACCGCCACAATGCTGTGTGTGATCAGCAGCGTCGAGCCAACAATCGGCGTCGAACATCACGATCATCTCATCGGAATTCTCGGAATCAACAAG GATAAGGTGGAGAATTGCTGCAGCCTGATACAAGAGGTGGCCACCGTGTGCAACAAGAGGAAGCTCCCCGGCAGCCCCAAAGGGGTGGTGGACGTCGACTTCAGCTCCGACGATTCCTCCGCCGTCTCTTCGCCGGAGCATGTCGCTAAGAAATTCAAGTcctag
- the LOC125224053 gene encoding pre-mRNA-processing protein 40A-like, with amino-acid sequence MQQFMSQPTLPGKEEKKETVVASVKENAMDEEPFIYATKQEAKKAFKTLLEYANVGADWSWEKAMEVIVNDIRYDALKTLGKRKQAFNEYIMQRKKMEDEKRRLVQRKSMEAFMKMLEESQELTASTCWSLTYNATTSKALTMFGDDKRLKTLDLDAVRQDLFRNYLMDIQNRMRSSSSDEEYARILDDAVYHLDLQRLNLRIAKYEMARLRDKGFEELVCHRKKLYLVLGLDGILMNAIKLTNIKEEETYLINQKESLPGDRAVGPSQLDMPQGQGQGQPPQHSQPMQRFMTQPTLPGKKGDKEIVVAPDEEKTVDDKHFIYATKLEAKNAFKSLLESANVGTDWSWDKAMRVIINDKRYGALKTLGKRKQVFNEYLMQRKKIEAEKIRLMQRKTMEVFMKMLEESQELTASTYWSKALTMFGDDKRFKALDLDADGQDQLRNYLVYLQKKMRSSSSDEETARILDDAVYHLDLQSVKLKMEKMKLDLDLDLENEKICTHPGSIHEFCIKCGLHVQDDSAIPLKYIHKNLRIAKDEMTRLRDKGFEDLIWREKVENVIRIDQYYFFASRCPDSHTQRKTDESESKGPLANVLKVLQQVHTLFFDKKRKDNIEDRDVRQASLCSTF; translated from the exons ATGCAACAGTTTATGTCACAGCCTACCCTACCCGGCAAG GAGGAGAAGAAAGAAACAGTTGTTGCATCAGTTAAAGAGAACGCTATGGATGAGGAACCTTTCATATATGCTACTAAGCAG GAGGCAAAAAAGGCATTTAAAACACTATTAGAGTATGCAAATGTGGGGGCGGATTGGAGCTGGGAAAAG GCTATGGAGGTAATAGTTAATGACATAAGATATGATGCTCTGAAAACACTTGGTAAAAGAAAGCAAGCATTCAATGAG tACATAATGCAAAGGAAAAAGATGGAGGATGAGAAGAGACGTCTCGTGCAAAGAAAATCTATGGAGGCGTTTATGAAAATGTTGGAA GAATCTCAAGAACTCACAGCATCTACATGTTGGAG TCTAACTTATAATGCAACAACCAGCAAAGCATTGACAATGTTCGGAGATGATAAACGGCTCAAGACACTTGACCTAGACGCGGTCCGTCAGGATCTCTTTAGAAACTATTTGATGGACATTCAGAATAGG ATGAGGTCTTCAAGCAGTGACGAAGAGTATGCAAGAATTCTTGATGATGCTGTTTATCACTTGGATCTTCAGAGGTTG AATCTGAGGATTGCTAAATATGAAATGGCTCGATTACGCGACAAAGGTTTCGAGGAGTTGGTTTGTCACAGGAAAAAACTTTATCTGGTCCTTGGTTTAGATGGCATACTAATGAATGCAATTAAACTCACCAATATTAAAGAGGAAGAAACATACTTAATCAACCAAAAAGAATCCCTGCCAG GTGATAGAGCGGTTGGTCCGAGTCAATTGGATATGCCTCAAGGTCAAGGTCAAGGTCAACCACCTCAACATTCTCAACCAATGCAACGGTTCATGACGCAACCTACCCTACCTGGCAAG AAGGGGGACAAAGAAATTGTTGTTGCACCAGATGAAGAGAAAACTGTGGATGATAAACATTTCATATATGCTACAAAGCTG GAGGCGaaaaatgcatttaaatcACTACTAGAGTCTGCAAATGTGGGGACGGACTGGAGCTGGGACAAG GCTATGAGGGTGATAATTAATGACAAAAGATATGGTGCTCTGAAAACACTTGGTAAAAGAAAGCAAGTATTCAATGAg TACTTAatgcaaagaaaaaagatagagGCGGAGAAGATACGTCTCATGCAGAGAAAAACAATGGAGGTGTTTATGAAGATGTTGGAA GAATCTCAAGAACTCACAGCATCTACATATTGGAG CAAAGCATTGACAATGTTTGGAGATGATAAACGGTTCAAGGCTCTTGACCTAGATGCGGACGGTCAGGATCAATTAAGAAACTATTTGGTGTATCTTCAGAAGAAG ATGAGGTCTTCAAGCAGTGATGAAGAGACTGCAAGAATTCTTGATGATGCTGTTTATCACTTGGATCTTCAGAG CGTTAAACTTaagatggagaagatgaagttagACTTAGACTTAGACttagagaatgagaaaatatgcACACATCCTGGTTCTATACATGAATTTTGCATCAAATGTGGGCTACATGTACAAGATGATTCTGCCATTCCGCTTAAATACATTCATAAG AATTTGAGGATCGCTAAAGACGAAATGACTAGATTACGTGACAAAGGTTTCGAGGATTTG atatggagagagaaagtggagAATGTGATACGAATAGATCAATATTACTTTTTTGCCTCAAGATGTCCTGATAGCCACACTCAAAGAAAAACCGATGAAAGTGAGAGTAAGGGGCCTCTGGCCAATGTTTTAAAGGTGCTCCAACAAGTACACACCTTGTTCTTTGACAAG aaACGCAAGGATAATATAGAGGATCGAGATGTGAGACAGGCAAGTCTTTGCTCTACGTTTTAG